One window of Oryza brachyantha chromosome 12, ObraRS2, whole genome shotgun sequence genomic DNA carries:
- the LOC121056031 gene encoding uncharacterized protein LOC121056031 has product MADCYALEMDDLHRRWLPPEILDDIGFADAAASPAPAAIEGLAAHLAGLLGSGRRKAPPPASAAAAAPASYHYHHHHLHRATVCGLERQQVLVAYGGAAAAASAWPFPPYSSPAAQWQVAAGLVNGGGALDHRRRHGSPPAKLRRGGTGVFLPRAEMYHAKAPPPPPAAATRPSSRDGKATKDRPVEPGHGEDRSPATETASPPEPTTMQLRPSAAAVALQHACPELALPQEWTY; this is encoded by the exons ATGGCCGACTGCTACGCGCTCGAGATGGACGACCTCCACCGGCGGTGGCTGCCGCCGGAGATCCTCGACGACATTGGcttcgccgacgccgcggcgtcgccggcgcccgccgccaTCGAGGGCCTCGCGGCGCacctcgccggcctcctcggcAGCGGCCGCCGCAAGGCCCCGCCTccggcgtccgccgccgccgcagcccccGCCTCGTaccactaccaccaccaccacctccaccgcgCGACG GTTTGCGGGctggagcggcagcaggtcctCGTGGCGTacggcggcgctgcggcggcggcgtcggcgtggcCGTTCCCGCCGtactcgtcgccggcggcgcagtGGCAG GTCGCGGCCGGTCTcgtgaacggcggcggcgcgctggaCCACAGGCGGCGCCACGGCTCTCCCCCGGCGAAgctgcgccgcggcggcaccggcgtgTTCCTGCCACGCGCCGAGATGTACCACGCcaaggcgccgccgccgccgccggcggcggccacaaGGCCTTCGTCGAGAG ATGGGAAGGCGACCAAGGATCGGCCCGTGGAGCCAGGACACGGCGAGGACCGGTCACCGGCGACCGAGACGGCCTCACCACCGGAGCCGACGACGATGCAGCTGCGGCcgagcgccgcggcggtggcgttgcAGCACGCGTGCCCGGAGCTGGCGCTGCCTCAAGAATGGACCTACTGA